The Lysobacterales bacterium genome includes a region encoding these proteins:
- a CDS encoding cytochrome c oxidase subunit 3 codes for MANPTHDPNVYYVPHGSKWPLVGSVGLFLTVGGFANWMNGSTALGQVMSLAGVAVLLWMMWGWFGDVIRESVRGMYNRQVGISFRMGMMWFIFSEVMFFAAFFGALFYARALSVPWLGGVGDGASTNAFLWSGFDAAWPTNGPAEIGGEFGLIPAWGLPLLNTLILLASGVTITIAHHALRAGQRTRLLVWLGATILLGTVFLVFQAEEYVHAYRDLNLTLGSGIYGSTFFMLTGFHGLHVTLGTIMLIVIWFRCLKGHFSKDDHFGFEAVAWYWHFVDVVWLGLFLFVYVL; via the coding sequence ATGGCGAACCCCACGCACGATCCGAACGTCTACTACGTCCCGCACGGCAGCAAGTGGCCGCTGGTGGGCTCGGTCGGCCTGTTCCTCACGGTCGGCGGCTTCGCCAACTGGATGAACGGCAGCACCGCGCTGGGACAGGTGATGAGCCTGGCCGGCGTCGCCGTGCTCCTGTGGATGATGTGGGGCTGGTTCGGCGATGTCATCCGCGAGAGTGTGCGCGGCATGTACAACCGCCAGGTCGGCATCTCCTTCCGGATGGGGATGATGTGGTTCATCTTCTCCGAGGTGATGTTCTTCGCCGCCTTCTTCGGCGCGCTGTTCTACGCGCGCGCCCTGTCGGTGCCCTGGCTGGGCGGCGTCGGCGACGGCGCCTCCACCAACGCCTTCCTCTGGTCCGGTTTCGATGCCGCCTGGCCGACCAACGGTCCGGCCGAGATCGGCGGCGAGTTCGGGCTGATCCCCGCCTGGGGACTGCCGCTGCTCAACACCCTCATCCTGCTGGCCTCCGGCGTCACCATCACCATCGCCCACCATGCCCTCAGGGCCGGCCAGCGCACGCGCCTGCTGGTCTGGCTGGGTGCGACCATCCTGCTGGGCACCGTCTTCCTGGTCTTCCAGGCCGAGGAGTACGTGCATGCCTACCGCGACCTCAACCTGACCCTGGGATCGGGCATCTACGGGTCGACCTTCTTCATGCTCACCGGTTTCCACGGTCTGCATGTGACCCTGGGCACGATCATGCTGATCGTGATCTGGTTCCGATGCCTGAAGGGCCACTTCAGCAAGGACGACCACTTCGGCTTCGAGGCGGTGGCCTGGTACTGGCACTTCGTGGACGTGGTCTGGCTGGGCCTGTTCCTGTTCGTCTATGTGCTTTGA
- a CDS encoding twin transmembrane helix small protein — MNPTALRLIVAAFFIAILWNLGAALYYMMQDKGGGDRMAWALTRRIGLSVLLIALIGLGIATGYIKPHGI; from the coding sequence ATGAATCCCACCGCCCTGCGCCTGATCGTCGCCGCTTTCTTCATCGCCATTCTCTGGAACCTGGGCGCTGCGCTGTACTACATGATGCAGGACAAGGGCGGCGGCGACCGCATGGCCTGGGCGCTGACGCGCCGCATCGGCCTGTCGGTGCTGCTGATCGCGCTGATCGGTCTGGGCATCGCCACCGGTTACATCAAGCCGCACGGGATCTGA
- a CDS encoding SURF1 family protein gives MDRGVDYSGAVVKGFPLRRPTALAWALLLSGLAAFISLGAWQHGRAGFKRALIAEHEAAGQSDPVEWQRGMAAPDAPRFARVRVRGEWLAPRYLLDNQSRDGRTGVEDFAPLLLADGEVVLVGLGFLTYADGRRTLPPLPPVPDGGSGVTGLATPPPAHGLRLGGDWSAGQGAGPVRLMPWFDLAAIAADLGRPVAARVVRVDEAPGSPWRRDWRPVEAVPPERHLAYALQWWTMALAVLVIFLVVNRRTQPS, from the coding sequence GTGGATCGGGGCGTCGATTATAGCGGTGCCGTCGTGAAGGGCTTTCCGCTGCGGCGACCCACGGCGCTGGCCTGGGCCCTCCTGCTTTCCGGACTGGCCGCCTTCATCAGCCTGGGCGCCTGGCAGCACGGCCGTGCCGGATTCAAGCGGGCGCTGATCGCCGAGCACGAGGCCGCCGGGCAGTCCGATCCGGTCGAATGGCAGCGTGGCATGGCCGCACCCGACGCGCCGCGCTTCGCGCGTGTCCGGGTCCGGGGTGAATGGCTGGCGCCGCGCTACCTGCTCGACAACCAGAGCCGCGACGGCCGCACCGGTGTGGAGGATTTCGCGCCGCTGTTGCTGGCCGATGGCGAGGTGGTTCTGGTCGGCCTGGGATTCCTGACCTATGCCGATGGTCGCCGTACCCTGCCGCCGCTGCCGCCGGTGCCGGACGGGGGGTCCGGAGTGACCGGGCTGGCGACACCGCCGCCCGCACACGGCCTGCGCCTGGGGGGTGACTGGTCGGCCGGGCAGGGTGCCGGGCCGGTCCGCCTCATGCCCTGGTTCGACCTTGCCGCGATCGCCGCCGACCTGGGCCGGCCGGTGGCGGCGCGCGTCGTCCGCGTCGACGAGGCGCCGGGCAGTCCATGGCGACGCGACTGGCGCCCGGTCGAAGCAGTGCCGCCCGAACGTCACCTCGCCTATGCCCTGCAGTGGTGGACCATGGCGCTGGCCGTCCTGGTCATCTTCCTGGTCGTCAACCGTCGTACGCAGCCATCATGA
- a CDS encoding COX15/CtaA family protein — translation MNDPVIRTLARLATVLTLGVIVLGAFVRLSDAGLGCPDWPTCYGKATWPRSEAAIATANEAFPERPVELPKAWKEQVHRHAAAVLGVLVLALALRSNWRRSLARNTLFAAAAAAAIGTVLYMRGHSGASVTFSVLALGLPLLVAWRPGQSARPWARYSAVLLTVIMFQAMLGMWTVTWKLKPVVVMAHLMGGLTVLCLLAWLALRSGPSTRTLPGAYWLRPWLWLGFAVLAAQIALGGWTSANYAALACPDFPTCLGQWWPQTDFAEAFVLWRGIGVDYEGGILDGTARATIHLSHRIGAIVASSVLLVVVAALLRIRGLRCDAAVLVGLLAVQIALGISNVVFGLPLAVATAHNGVAALLLAQLVRILSRVSPVRG, via the coding sequence ATGAACGATCCTGTGATCCGCACCCTGGCCCGCCTGGCCACCGTCCTGACCCTGGGCGTGATCGTGCTGGGCGCCTTCGTCCGGCTCTCCGATGCCGGCCTGGGCTGTCCGGACTGGCCGACCTGCTACGGCAAGGCCACCTGGCCGCGCAGCGAGGCGGCGATCGCGACGGCGAACGAGGCCTTCCCGGAACGCCCGGTCGAACTGCCCAAGGCCTGGAAGGAACAGGTGCATCGCCACGCGGCCGCGGTGCTGGGTGTGCTGGTCCTGGCGCTGGCGCTTCGCTCGAACTGGCGGCGGTCCCTGGCGCGCAATACGCTGTTCGCCGCGGCCGCGGCCGCGGCCATCGGCACCGTCCTGTACATGCGGGGACATTCCGGCGCGTCGGTGACCTTCTCGGTGCTCGCCTTGGGCCTGCCGCTGCTGGTCGCCTGGCGGCCGGGCCAGAGCGCCAGGCCGTGGGCGCGCTATTCGGCCGTGCTGCTGACCGTGATCATGTTCCAGGCCATGCTCGGCATGTGGACGGTCACCTGGAAGCTTAAGCCGGTGGTGGTGATGGCGCACCTGATGGGCGGCCTGACCGTGCTCTGCCTGCTGGCCTGGCTTGCGCTGCGCAGCGGACCATCCACCCGCACCCTGCCTGGTGCGTACTGGCTCCGGCCCTGGCTGTGGCTGGGCTTCGCCGTGCTGGCCGCGCAGATCGCCCTGGGCGGCTGGACCAGCGCGAACTACGCCGCGCTGGCCTGTCCGGACTTTCCCACCTGCCTGGGCCAGTGGTGGCCGCAGACCGACTTCGCCGAGGCCTTCGTGCTGTGGCGCGGCATCGGCGTCGACTACGAGGGCGGCATCCTCGACGGCACCGCGCGCGCCACCATCCACCTCAGCCACCGGATCGGCGCGATCGTCGCCAGCAGCGTTCTCCTGGTCGTGGTGGCGGCGCTGCTCCGGATACGCGGTCTGCGCTGCGATGCGGCCGTCCTGGTCGGCCTGCTGGCCGTGCAGATCGCCCTGGGCATCAGCAACGTGGTGTTCGGCCTGCCGCTGGCCGTGGCGACCGCCCACAACGGCGTTGCCGCGTTGCTGCTGGCGCAACTGGTCCGGATCCTGTCGCGGGTCAGCCCGGTCCGGGGCTGA
- a CDS encoding heme o synthase, whose protein sequence is MNRAHARSTLAQYLELTKPKVVALLVFTAVVGMLLAVPGLPPWQPMLFGTLGIGLAAASAAAINHLLDRRIDAVMARTAHRPLPAGGLGARQVLVFALALGALAMAILVLLVNLLTAVLTFASLIGYAIVYTVYLKRATPQNIVIGGAAGAAPPVLGWTAVTGELHAHALLLFLIVFVWTPPHFWALALYRREDYARADIPMLPVIYGETFTRWHVLFYTVLLVLVTVLPWLTGMSGLFYLGGALVLGAGFLYYAVRLLDPPDEQFAMHTFGYSIVYLMALFAFLLIDHYLVPPGNELIWRFTPT, encoded by the coding sequence GTGAACCGTGCCCACGCCCGCTCGACCTTGGCGCAGTACCTGGAGCTGACCAAGCCCAAGGTGGTGGCCCTGCTGGTGTTCACCGCCGTGGTCGGCATGCTGCTGGCCGTGCCCGGCCTGCCGCCCTGGCAGCCGATGTTGTTCGGCACCCTGGGCATCGGCCTGGCCGCCGCCTCGGCGGCAGCCATCAACCACCTGCTCGACCGTCGCATCGACGCCGTGATGGCGCGCACCGCCCACCGGCCGCTGCCGGCCGGCGGCCTGGGCGCGCGACAGGTCCTGGTGTTCGCGCTCGCCCTCGGCGCGCTGGCGATGGCGATCCTGGTGCTGCTGGTCAACCTGCTGACCGCGGTGCTGACCTTCGCCTCGCTGATCGGCTACGCCATCGTCTACACCGTGTACCTCAAGCGGGCGACGCCGCAGAACATCGTGATCGGCGGCGCAGCGGGCGCCGCGCCGCCGGTGCTGGGCTGGACCGCGGTCACCGGCGAGCTGCACGCGCACGCCCTGCTGTTGTTCCTTATCGTGTTCGTCTGGACGCCGCCGCATTTCTGGGCGCTGGCCCTGTATCGGCGCGAAGACTACGCGCGGGCCGACATTCCGATGCTGCCGGTCATCTACGGAGAAACCTTCACCCGCTGGCACGTCCTGTTCTACACCGTCCTGCTGGTGCTGGTCACCGTGCTGCCCTGGTTGACCGGCATGAGCGGCCTGTTCTACCTGGGCGGAGCCCTGGTGCTGGGCGCCGGCTTCCTCTACTACGCGGTGCGCCTGCTCGACCCGCCGGATGAGCAGTTCGCGATGCACACCTTCGGCTATTCGATCGTCTACCTGATGGCGCTGTTCGCCTTCCTGCTGATCGACCACTATCTTGTGCCGCCGGGCAACGAGCTGATCTGGCGCTTCACCCCCACCTGA